Proteins found in one Palaeococcus ferrophilus DSM 13482 genomic segment:
- a CDS encoding serine/threonine-protein kinase, whose protein sequence is MGHMFDDDILEGIVKLFIVIVLISVIFGRAAGFIIFIVIAMWIGHLIKHLLKDVSKSSKRYKYRYPKPVPPAPPVPREDMKELLRKSVIVELPPKVHAGEEIPLNVGFRNLLRGTINVEINLSDLSRHFDLSSTRIYFKSVRPGEYVSQSVRAVPRRSGKVSAKVVARSGIVSAKVKVSTEIIERPKVEPKTPLPVPVPAQGGSKNSAEGPRTPLEELFARYKNVELIGEGGFARVYRAEREDGSVVALKIPISLTEAGGKAFLREVRNWSLLSHPNIVELYDYNIFPVPYLEMEYCESSLAKLEKPLNPERAARIIFDVAEGIKYAHSKGIIHRDLKPSNILLKNGRAKVSDWGLSKLLKESRTTQAVSFTPLYAAPEQISSRFGGTDERTDVWQIGAVLYELLTGRPPFEGEDFVEVASKITLEEPVPPSQLNPEAKPLEHVVMKCLAKKKEERYGSVEELQKDIAEFLGTSYREKLGRSVSVRDLSRSAYFAGELFLLYLKLNDLVNALKYADDLVHYARGETRRELMKLREQLKLRLENGLEVPEELIEKAEIIVHRVKLGFKEV, encoded by the coding sequence ATGGGCCATATGTTCGATGACGACATCCTGGAAGGGATAGTCAAGCTCTTCATAGTTATAGTGCTGATCTCCGTCATCTTCGGGAGGGCCGCGGGGTTTATAATTTTCATCGTGATAGCCATGTGGATTGGACACCTGATAAAGCACCTGCTCAAAGACGTTTCGAAGTCCAGTAAAAGGTACAAGTATCGCTATCCTAAACCCGTTCCACCGGCTCCGCCGGTTCCGAGAGAGGATATGAAGGAGCTTCTCCGTAAGTCAGTGATAGTCGAGCTTCCGCCGAAGGTTCACGCCGGCGAGGAGATACCCCTCAACGTCGGCTTCAGGAACCTGCTCAGGGGGACGATAAACGTTGAGATAAACCTCAGCGACCTCTCAAGGCACTTCGACCTCAGCTCCACGAGGATTTACTTCAAGAGTGTGAGGCCAGGTGAATACGTCTCCCAGAGCGTGAGGGCGGTCCCGAGGAGGTCCGGAAAGGTCAGCGCCAAGGTTGTCGCCCGCTCCGGAATTGTGAGTGCTAAAGTTAAGGTGAGCACTGAGATAATCGAGAGGCCAAAGGTGGAGCCCAAAACTCCCCTTCCAGTCCCCGTTCCGGCACAAGGAGGTTCGAAAAATTCAGCGGAAGGGCCTCGCACCCCGCTGGAGGAGCTCTTTGCGAGGTATAAGAACGTCGAGCTAATAGGTGAGGGCGGCTTTGCGAGGGTTTACAGGGCGGAGAGGGAAGACGGAAGCGTCGTGGCCCTCAAGATACCCATAAGCCTGACTGAAGCGGGGGGAAAGGCATTCCTCCGGGAAGTGCGGAACTGGTCCCTCCTCAGCCACCCCAACATAGTCGAGCTCTACGACTACAACATCTTCCCAGTTCCCTATTTGGAAATGGAGTACTGTGAGAGTTCGCTGGCCAAGCTCGAGAAGCCCCTAAATCCGGAGAGGGCCGCGAGAATCATCTTCGACGTTGCAGAGGGCATAAAGTACGCCCACTCCAAGGGTATCATCCACCGCGACCTCAAGCCCAGCAACATCCTCCTCAAGAACGGCAGGGCAAAGGTGAGCGACTGGGGGCTGAGCAAGCTCCTCAAGGAGAGCAGAACCACCCAGGCCGTGAGCTTCACGCCGCTCTACGCCGCTCCGGAACAGATAAGCTCCCGCTTCGGAGGCACCGACGAGAGGACCGACGTATGGCAGATTGGAGCGGTGCTCTACGAGCTTCTCACGGGAAGGCCACCCTTCGAGGGCGAGGACTTCGTCGAGGTGGCCTCAAAGATAACCCTTGAGGAACCCGTTCCTCCGAGCCAGCTTAACCCGGAAGCAAAGCCCCTTGAGCATGTAGTAATGAAGTGCCTCGCGAAGAAAAAGGAGGAGCGCTACGGGAGCGTTGAAGAACTCCAGAAGGACATAGCAGAGTTCCTCGGCACCAGCTACCGCGAAAAACTCGGCAGGAGCGTTTCGGTTAGGGACCTTTCGAGGAGTGCGTACTTTGCCGGAGAGCTGTTTCTCCTGTATCTAAAGCTCAACGACCTCGTGAACGCGCTCAAGTACGCCGATGACTTGGTTCACTACGCAAGGGGCGAGACAAGGAGGGAGCTTATGAAGCTGAGGGAGCAGCTGAAACTGCGCCTTGAGAACGGCCTGGAGGTTCCCGAGGAACTCATAGAGAAGGCCGAGATAATAGTCCACAGGGTAAAACTTGGCTTTAAGGAGGT
- a CDS encoding DUF302 domain-containing protein yields MNGKMNEMGGMKGKDKEGMEGGMQGMKGKGKMKGGCKGHGKGMKGRGMHGMEEPTKEYAYVLGVEAGFDETVEKVKEELKKEGFGVLSEIRVDKLFKEKLGLDMEPYVILGACNPNYSSELIGIDINSGTFLPCNMVVYVEEGKTHVSLLLPTVAMGVTGNEELLEVAGKVEEILKGVVERV; encoded by the coding sequence ATGAACGGCAAAATGAATGAAATGGGTGGAATGAAGGGAAAAGACAAGGAAGGCATGGAAGGCGGCATGCAGGGAATGAAGGGCAAAGGCAAGATGAAAGGTGGCTGCAAGGGGCACGGAAAGGGCATGAAAGGTCGCGGAATGCACGGGATGGAAGAGCCCACGAAGGAGTACGCCTACGTCTTGGGGGTCGAGGCAGGATTTGACGAGACCGTTGAGAAGGTCAAGGAGGAGCTGAAGAAGGAAGGCTTCGGAGTGCTCAGCGAGATAAGGGTTGATAAACTCTTTAAGGAGAAACTCGGCCTTGATATGGAGCCCTACGTAATCCTCGGGGCGTGCAATCCGAACTACTCAAGCGAGCTGATAGGCATAGACATCAACAGCGGCACGTTCCTGCCGTGCAACATGGTAGTCTACGTGGAGGAAGGGAAGACCCACGTGAGCTTACTTCTCCCGACGGTGGCCATGGGCGTTACCGGGAACGAGGAACTGCTCGAGGTGGCGGGGAAGGTTGAGGAGATACTGAAGGGCGTCGTTGAGAGGGTTTGA
- a CDS encoding class I SAM-dependent methyltransferase, which produces MGSKVSRVCRTQEEAKKLYDRISRFYDLFAFPERKYRDRALELLNIQTGETVLEIGFGTGHALVEMAGLVGEKGKVYGIDISSGMLEVSKKRLQKAGLLDRVELYRGDASRLPYEDNTFDAVFMSFTLELFDTPEIPKVLGEVKRVLKPGGRLGVVGMSKGEGLAVRLYEWLHERFPRYLDCRPIYLSEVLKGAGFVVVQEKKGRIFGLPVEIVIALKPRRKDYGQSTR; this is translated from the coding sequence ATGGGTTCAAAAGTATCGCGGGTTTGCCGGACTCAGGAGGAGGCAAAGAAGCTCTACGACAGAATCAGCAGATTCTACGATTTGTTCGCTTTTCCCGAGAGGAAATACAGAGACAGGGCGCTGGAGCTCCTCAACATCCAAACTGGGGAAACGGTTCTGGAGATAGGCTTTGGAACGGGCCATGCCTTGGTGGAGATGGCCGGGCTCGTGGGGGAGAAAGGAAAGGTTTACGGTATTGATATCTCTTCCGGGATGCTGGAGGTCAGTAAAAAGAGACTCCAGAAAGCTGGACTGTTGGATAGGGTTGAGCTGTACCGTGGAGATGCCTCACGATTACCCTATGAGGATAACACGTTTGATGCTGTCTTCATGAGCTTCACTCTCGAGCTCTTTGATACGCCCGAGATTCCGAAAGTGCTCGGTGAGGTTAAGAGAGTCCTGAAGCCTGGTGGAAGGCTTGGTGTGGTGGGTATGTCAAAGGGTGAAGGGCTGGCCGTGAGGCTCTACGAATGGCTTCACGAGAGGTTCCCCCGGTACCTGGACTGCCGGCCGATTTATCTCTCTGAGGTTTTAAAGGGTGCTGGTTTTGTGGTGGTGCAGGAGAAGAAGGGACGGATTTTCGGGCTTCCCGTTGAAATTGTCATCGCATTGAAACCCAGGAGGAAGGACTATGGGCAGAGCACTCGCTAG
- a CDS encoding DUF4855 domain-containing protein, with protein sequence MISMANFGLWWIRWNGSNYESRMSGSLNEFRELGFGYAVVLGQPAHIQYTGDAETDAYNLSEYLSEHMNMPYYVTIPFFTPSKTPRGNITGSFEGSYWEKWINVFTGSSDPNLRGFYWSLENAWMFKQDQIERGVGISHELIKEMSQKIHSTGFEFIWIPSVPTMNIEGTNIFPWYYPPNYPGACEYFDYIFAQPNYYMGRISNINGWVLNLEGSKLKYNCWNVFMEMEADECVIGGGGNCKTCSDSNNCTKLASDYIQAQINNIGRKYSQRAYYFGVTFDVVRHVDSYCRNNLGVSYV encoded by the coding sequence GTGATTTCCATGGCGAACTTTGGACTGTGGTGGATCAGATGGAATGGCTCGAACTACGAATCGAGGATGAGCGGGAGCCTAAATGAGTTTAGAGAACTAGGTTTTGGCTATGCTGTAGTACTAGGACAGCCAGCTCACATCCAGTATACCGGAGATGCAGAGACTGACGCATATAACCTTTCAGAATATCTGAGTGAGCACATGAACATGCCATACTATGTTACAATACCTTTCTTTACGCCCTCAAAGACACCTCGTGGCAACATAACAGGAAGTTTTGAAGGGTCCTATTGGGAAAAATGGATCAATGTATTTACTGGATCATCAGACCCTAATTTAAGGGGATTCTATTGGAGCCTTGAGAATGCTTGGATGTTTAAACAGGATCAGATAGAGAGGGGAGTGGGAATCTCCCACGAATTGATCAAAGAAATGTCACAAAAGATACACAGCACGGGATTTGAATTCATCTGGATTCCAAGTGTACCAACAATGAATATTGAGGGGACGAATATATTCCCCTGGTATTATCCTCCAAACTATCCCGGAGCCTGCGAATATTTTGACTATATTTTCGCACAGCCAAATTATTATATGGGCCGGATAAGTAACATAAATGGCTGGGTACTTAATCTTGAGGGATCAAAGCTTAAGTACAATTGCTGGAACGTGTTCATGGAAATGGAAGCTGATGAATGTGTTATAGGTGGTGGAGGAAACTGCAAAACTTGCAGTGACTCAAACAACTGCACAAAATTAGCAAGCGACTACATACAGGCTCAGATTAATAATATTGGCAGAAAATATTCTCAGAGGGCATACTACTTTGGAGTGACTTTTGATGTTGTTAGACACGTTGATTCATACTGCAGAAACAATTTGGGGGTATCGTATGTATAA
- a CDS encoding FeoA family protein, with protein sequence MERLREALPLSKAREGILRIVHIAQEDVRTLRKLVSMGIMPGRRVEVLHRFPSYVIRVGNTTVALGEEVAGKIYVAAAKGEEET encoded by the coding sequence ATGGAAAGGTTAAGGGAAGCCCTACCACTGAGTAAGGCAAGAGAGGGGATTCTTAGAATAGTGCACATCGCCCAGGAGGACGTTAGAACTCTGAGGAAGCTGGTATCAATGGGCATCATGCCGGGGAGAAGGGTGGAAGTGTTGCACAGGTTCCCTTCCTACGTGATTCGGGTGGGGAACACGACGGTTGCACTTGGAGAAGAGGTAGCAGGGAAAATATACGTTGCTGCCGCCAAAGGAGAGGAGGAAACATAG
- the feoB gene encoding ferrous iron transport protein B translates to MKLELRLHRERDSKGEARNASCSCHGGVMEDLGDVPKIALVGNPNVGKSVIFNHLTGRYVTVSNYPGTTVDISTGKATIGGREFGVIDTPGMYSLISPITQEEEIARDIILNDNPDVVVHVVDAKNLERMIPLTLQLIEAGKNVALVLNLMDEAQRYGVSIDVGKLAEVLGIPVVDTVAIEGRNLDRLREVIVNYRKRAPKVKVLHEEGIERELENLASGHGYTRLEAVLALIDPDRFARDDAAREAARRLSQRYGDSLAYRIMSKYYEVASAIAEEVTEKKGQKKETLGEKLSRLTMNPITGLPILLGVLYGFYLFVGVFGAQTLVDFIEGTVFEGHINPYMNRLFESIIPWPVIQDLFVHEYGIITLGIRYAVAIILPIVGTFFLAFSILEDSGYLPRLAMLVDRVFKRIGLNGRAVIPIVLGFGCDTMATIVTRTLETKRERVIATFLLALAIPCSAQLGVILALLAGNSKALAIWLAVDVLVLLLIGWLAAKLMPGERPQFFMEIPPLRMPKLSNVVIKTWARMEWYFKEVFPIFVIASVLIWAGRITGVFDFVVGLVSYPVTWIGLPRESAVAFLFGFFRRDYGAAGLYDLAQAGALSGIPLVVSAVVLTLFVPCIAQFSVMWKERGPKIALSVFAFNITFAFTVGAVLSLLLTSLGVSL, encoded by the coding sequence ATGAAGCTGGAACTTCGACTTCACCGGGAAAGGGATTCCAAAGGAGAAGCAAGGAACGCCTCGTGCTCATGTCACGGTGGCGTGATGGAGGATCTGGGGGATGTGCCAAAGATAGCGCTGGTCGGCAATCCAAACGTCGGGAAGAGCGTTATCTTCAACCACCTTACCGGAAGGTACGTTACGGTGTCTAACTATCCAGGTACAACTGTGGACATATCAACCGGGAAGGCCACGATAGGTGGAAGGGAGTTCGGGGTCATAGATACCCCCGGGATGTACTCCCTCATCTCCCCAATAACCCAGGAGGAAGAAATCGCGAGGGACATAATCCTCAACGACAATCCCGATGTTGTGGTTCACGTTGTGGATGCAAAGAACCTCGAGAGGATGATACCCCTGACGCTCCAGCTTATTGAGGCCGGTAAGAACGTTGCCCTCGTTCTCAACCTGATGGACGAGGCTCAAAGATACGGCGTTTCCATAGATGTTGGGAAGCTTGCGGAAGTTCTCGGAATCCCCGTGGTTGACACGGTGGCCATCGAAGGGAGGAATCTCGATAGGCTGAGGGAGGTGATAGTTAACTACAGAAAGAGGGCTCCAAAGGTTAAGGTGCTTCATGAGGAGGGTATTGAGAGGGAGTTGGAGAACCTGGCCTCTGGCCACGGCTACACACGGCTCGAAGCGGTGCTGGCCCTCATTGACCCCGATAGGTTTGCGAGGGATGACGCTGCCAGAGAAGCCGCCCGGAGGCTCTCACAGAGATACGGCGATTCACTGGCATACAGGATAATGTCAAAATACTATGAGGTCGCGTCGGCCATAGCGGAGGAAGTTACGGAGAAAAAGGGGCAGAAAAAGGAGACCTTAGGTGAGAAGCTCAGCAGGCTGACGATGAACCCGATAACGGGGCTACCGATACTATTGGGAGTGCTCTACGGGTTCTACCTCTTCGTGGGCGTCTTCGGTGCGCAGACCCTCGTGGACTTCATCGAGGGGACGGTCTTTGAGGGCCACATAAACCCCTACATGAACAGGCTCTTCGAGAGCATAATCCCCTGGCCCGTGATCCAGGACCTCTTCGTACACGAGTACGGCATCATCACACTTGGGATAAGGTACGCCGTGGCCATAATCCTCCCAATAGTGGGTACGTTCTTCCTGGCGTTCTCCATCCTTGAAGACAGCGGCTATCTGCCGAGGCTGGCGATGCTCGTGGACAGGGTCTTCAAAAGGATAGGGCTGAACGGCAGGGCGGTGATCCCGATAGTCCTCGGCTTCGGGTGCGACACAATGGCCACAATCGTTACGAGAACCCTTGAAACGAAGAGGGAGCGCGTCATAGCGACCTTCCTCCTCGCCCTGGCCATTCCGTGCTCCGCCCAGCTCGGGGTTATACTCGCCCTCCTCGCGGGCAACTCGAAAGCTCTGGCAATCTGGCTCGCGGTTGACGTACTGGTTCTGCTCCTCATAGGATGGCTGGCTGCAAAGCTCATGCCCGGTGAGAGGCCCCAGTTCTTCATGGAAATACCGCCCCTCAGGATGCCGAAGCTCTCGAACGTGGTCATCAAAACATGGGCCAGGATGGAGTGGTACTTCAAGGAGGTCTTTCCAATCTTCGTAATAGCGAGCGTCCTGATATGGGCGGGGAGGATTACCGGAGTGTTCGACTTCGTGGTCGGCCTCGTGAGCTATCCTGTGACTTGGATAGGCCTGCCGAGGGAGAGTGCGGTGGCCTTCCTCTTCGGGTTCTTCAGGAGGGACTACGGTGCAGCTGGACTCTACGACCTGGCCCAGGCGGGTGCGCTGAGCGGCATCCCCCTCGTGGTGTCCGCGGTGGTGCTTACGCTCTTCGTACCGTGTATAGCCCAGTTCTCGGTCATGTGGAAGGAGCGCGGACCAAAGATTGCCCTGTCGGTGTTTGCCTTTAACATAACCTTTGCCTTTACGGTGGGGGCTGTACTGAGCCTCCTCCTGACTTCCCTGGGGGTGAGCCTGTGA
- a CDS encoding methyltransferase family protein, producing MSWSYAALFAIWGIVVIYMLLKIGKIYDRGETLPTNVVVAVWALYILHFVLIAWASLKGFWEVPINTTVALIGGFIFVAAGFIIMLLGVLEFRSFKRMSGVDTSKLVTTGIYRYSRNPQNLGLLLVFLGISTAGRSFLALLLTAVFALGFHTYVVRLEEPYLERIFGEGYRRYKERTPRYFGRPGRKRVSE from the coding sequence ATGAGCTGGTCTTATGCAGCTCTCTTTGCTATCTGGGGGATTGTGGTTATCTATATGCTCTTGAAAATTGGGAAAATCTATGACAGGGGAGAAACTTTGCCAACTAACGTTGTCGTTGCGGTATGGGCATTGTATATACTCCATTTCGTCCTGATAGCATGGGCCTCATTAAAGGGATTCTGGGAGGTTCCCATCAACACAACCGTTGCCCTAATCGGAGGGTTCATCTTTGTTGCTGCAGGCTTCATCATAATGCTTCTCGGCGTGCTGGAGTTCCGCTCATTCAAACGAATGTCGGGAGTAGATACATCTAAGCTCGTAACCACGGGGATATACCGCTACAGCAGGAATCCTCAAAATCTAGGGTTACTCCTGGTTTTCCTGGGTATATCAACTGCAGGTCGGTCGTTCCTCGCCCTCCTGCTCACCGCAGTGTTTGCCCTCGGGTTTCATACGTATGTTGTTAGACTCGAGGAACCGTATCTTGAGAGGATATTCGGAGAAGGGTACAGGAGATACAAAGAAAGAACTCCCCGATACTTTGGAAGGCCCGGGCGGAAAAGGGTATCTGAGTAA
- a CDS encoding methyltransferase, whose amino-acid sequence MLYALGILFTFFLSVYSWFELKRACESGTSIPFRVFTLIGLNDAVHFALIGGAVIWRIWPIPIDGTYTMIVGSILAFTGLLMIATNVMKYNNPKGLYKLNTSKVLTAGIYQYSGNPRYTGWFIALTGISVIGRSLLALLLTVALIVRIGLYNLTLGKSCLEECLKGNAKDMEADPVAFWSNGGGKR is encoded by the coding sequence ATGCTCTATGCGCTTGGGATACTTTTTACCTTTTTTCTCTCCGTATACTCATGGTTTGAACTAAAGCGTGCCTGTGAGAGTGGAACAAGCATCCCCTTCCGCGTTTTTACGTTAATTGGACTAAACGATGCGGTGCACTTCGCTCTGATCGGCGGGGCCGTAATATGGAGGATATGGCCAATTCCTATTGATGGTACCTACACGATGATTGTTGGCTCGATACTGGCTTTTACTGGGCTTCTCATGATAGCTACCAACGTTATGAAATACAACAACCCAAAAGGGCTCTATAAACTGAATACCTCTAAAGTTCTCACCGCGGGGATCTACCAATACAGCGGGAACCCCAGATACACTGGGTGGTTTATAGCCCTAACTGGGATTTCGGTAATAGGGCGCTCACTACTCGCCCTCCTCCTCACAGTGGCACTCATCGTCAGAATTGGCCTGTATAACCTCACGCTTGGAAAGTCCTGCCTGGAAGAATGTTTGAAGGGGAATGCTAAAGATATGGAGGCAGACCCTGTGGCGTTTTGGAGTAATGGAGGTGGTAAACGATGA
- a CDS encoding heavy metal translocating P-type ATPase, producing MPKKLKLEGLDCASCAYEIEEALKKEGFEFAVVNFTTKEAIIEGDIGKAKEIIKKVEPDVEVLEADEHGHGHSHEHGEEEEYGKTVYLIGTSLLLFFIGIVLRYYYDMDNALVFGIFLASYVISGWKVLRSAVVNSIRGNVFDENFLIAVATVGAFIIREYPEGVAVMLFYVVGEFFQDLAVGKSRRSIKALLALKAEYANLLRNGEVVQVKPEELKVGDVILVKPGEKVPVDGVIIEGTSSVDTSALTGESVPRTVKEGEEILSGMVNLSGLLKVRVTKELSESTISRILELVENASARKAKTEKFITRFAHYYTPAVVGIAALIALVPPLLTGDPFTPWVYRALVILVISCPCALVLSIPLGYFGGIGRSAKEGILVKGSNYLDALKEATIVAFDKTGTLTKGVFKVTKVETRNGYTEEEIIRFAALAEAHSNHPIAKAIRDAYGKEINEAEIKEYEEIAGHGVRAKIDGIEVMVGNDRLLHRFNIEHDTCRVKGTVAHVVINGKYAGYIIISDEIKEDSPTAVKELKRLGVKKVVMVTGDSREVAAEIAKEIGLDGFYAELLPEDKVKVVEELEKEKGNGKVVFVGDGINDAPVLARADVGVAMGALGSDAAIETADVVIMDDKPSKLPRGIKIARRTQRIVWQNIILALAVKLTFVSLGILGEATMWEAVFADVGVSLIAVFNAMRILR from the coding sequence ATGCCAAAGAAGCTCAAGCTGGAGGGTCTCGACTGCGCAAGCTGCGCCTACGAGATAGAGGAGGCCTTAAAGAAAGAGGGTTTTGAGTTCGCTGTTGTGAACTTCACAACAAAGGAAGCTATAATCGAAGGCGACATCGGGAAGGCCAAGGAGATAATCAAGAAGGTCGAGCCGGACGTTGAAGTTTTGGAGGCGGACGAGCACGGGCACGGACACAGCCACGAGCACGGAGAGGAAGAGGAGTACGGGAAGACGGTGTACCTGATAGGAACCTCACTGCTGCTCTTCTTCATAGGGATAGTCCTGCGCTACTACTACGACATGGACAACGCCCTCGTGTTCGGAATATTCCTGGCGAGCTACGTCATCTCCGGCTGGAAAGTACTGAGGAGTGCTGTAGTCAACTCCATCCGCGGCAACGTCTTCGACGAGAACTTCCTGATAGCAGTGGCGACCGTAGGTGCTTTCATAATCAGGGAATATCCGGAAGGAGTAGCGGTCATGCTGTTCTACGTCGTTGGCGAGTTCTTCCAGGATCTTGCAGTTGGGAAGTCAAGACGCTCAATTAAGGCTCTACTCGCACTCAAAGCGGAGTACGCCAACCTGCTCAGGAACGGCGAGGTCGTCCAGGTCAAGCCGGAGGAGCTTAAGGTGGGGGACGTAATCCTCGTCAAGCCGGGCGAGAAGGTCCCCGTTGACGGTGTCATTATCGAAGGGACTTCGAGCGTTGATACATCTGCCTTAACCGGTGAGAGCGTGCCGAGGACGGTGAAAGAAGGGGAGGAGATCCTCTCCGGCATGGTCAACCTCAGCGGCCTCCTAAAGGTGAGAGTCACCAAGGAGCTGAGCGAATCAACCATCTCGCGCATCCTTGAGCTCGTCGAGAACGCCAGCGCCAGGAAGGCAAAGACGGAGAAGTTCATAACGCGCTTCGCCCACTACTACACGCCGGCTGTGGTGGGGATAGCGGCCCTGATAGCCCTCGTGCCGCCGCTCCTAACTGGAGACCCGTTCACTCCCTGGGTTTACAGGGCGCTTGTGATACTCGTCATCTCGTGCCCGTGTGCCCTCGTCCTCTCGATCCCGCTCGGCTACTTCGGCGGCATTGGGAGGTCCGCAAAGGAGGGAATACTTGTCAAGGGCTCCAACTATCTGGATGCCCTCAAGGAAGCCACGATAGTGGCTTTCGACAAGACCGGAACCCTAACCAAGGGCGTCTTCAAGGTCACGAAGGTGGAAACGCGGAACGGTTACACCGAGGAGGAGATAATAAGGTTCGCGGCATTAGCCGAGGCCCACTCCAACCACCCTATAGCGAAGGCCATCAGGGACGCCTACGGGAAGGAGATCAACGAGGCCGAAATCAAGGAGTATGAGGAGATAGCCGGCCACGGCGTGAGGGCAAAGATAGACGGCATTGAAGTGATGGTCGGAAACGACAGGCTCCTCCATAGGTTCAACATCGAGCACGACACCTGCCGCGTAAAGGGAACCGTAGCTCACGTCGTCATCAACGGGAAGTACGCGGGCTACATCATAATCTCGGACGAAATAAAGGAGGACTCACCCACAGCCGTGAAGGAGCTCAAGCGCCTTGGAGTGAAGAAAGTAGTCATGGTCACCGGCGACAGCAGGGAAGTCGCGGCGGAGATAGCGAAGGAGATAGGTCTCGACGGCTTCTACGCGGAGCTCCTCCCCGAGGACAAGGTGAAGGTCGTAGAGGAGCTTGAGAAGGAGAAGGGCAACGGGAAGGTCGTCTTCGTCGGGGACGGCATAAACGATGCTCCCGTCCTGGCCAGGGCAGACGTTGGCGTGGCAATGGGCGCCCTTGGAAGCGACGCGGCAATAGAGACGGCCGATGTGGTCATAATGGACGACAAACCCTCGAAGCTGCCAAGGGGAATAAAGATCGCCAGAAGGACGCAGAGGATAGTCTGGCAGAACATAATCCTTGCGCTCGCCGTTAAGCTGACCTTCGTAAGCCTTGGAATCCTTGGCGAGGCGACCATGTGGGAGGCGGTGTTTGCAGACGTGGGCGTCTCCCTGATAGCGGTCTTCAACGCGATGAGGATTCTGAGGTGA
- a CDS encoding ArsR/SmtB family transcription factor — MTEVCRVYEEHLDKVLEAQSKIPEEETVLEVADFFDALGNPTRLKILLALMEAGELCTCDLSAVTKLSVSAISHQLRILKDRKIVAYRKEGKNVFYRLDDEHIKDILRTAMEHLSEVK, encoded by the coding sequence ATGACCGAGGTATGTAGGGTGTACGAGGAGCACCTCGACAAGGTGCTTGAGGCCCAATCAAAAATCCCGGAGGAGGAGACCGTATTGGAGGTGGCGGATTTTTTTGACGCCCTCGGCAACCCAACGAGGCTCAAAATCCTGCTGGCACTAATGGAGGCCGGCGAGCTCTGCACCTGCGACCTATCGGCGGTAACGAAGCTTTCGGTATCCGCCATTTCGCACCAGCTTAGAATCCTCAAAGACAGGAAGATAGTCGCCTACCGCAAGGAGGGCAAGAACGTCTTCTACCGCCTCGATGATGAGCACATCAAGGACATTCTGAGAACGGCTATGGAGCATCTCTCGGAGGTGAAGTGA